The following are encoded in a window of Pecten maximus chromosome 17, xPecMax1.1, whole genome shotgun sequence genomic DNA:
- the LOC117314889 gene encoding uncharacterized protein LOC117314889: MSSQTTALAALVNTTYLSPRALRSKIRRITSPDKSTCSPCIPKQQVPNQAMPSASVHHVEPTHSDKSNDSIDAGSLLSAIEQLETDQTNVEPLHWEKTVHSKSTHIPSEGKSKLSSCMIPNIL; the protein is encoded by the exons ATGAGCTCCCAGACAACTGCTCTGGCAGCGCTTGTTAACACAACTTATTTGTCACCCAGGGCATTGCGATCTAAGATTAGACGCATCACATCTCCAGACAAGTCAACCTGCTCACCATGCATCCCCAAGCAACAGGTTCCAAACCAGGCGATGCCGTCAGCCTCGGTCCACCATGTGGAACCAACACATTCTGATAAGTCAAACGATTCAATTGATGCTGGCAGTTTACTCTCGGCCATTGAACAGTTGGAGACTGACCAGACAAATG TGGAACCATTACACTGGGAAAAGACAGTCCACAGCAAATCAACCCATATTCCCTCCGAAGGCAAGTCGAAATTATCATCATGCATGATACCCAATATTTTGTAG